AACCAAGTATTCTTCCCCTACGGCATAAGCAACTTTGAAACACTGGTCAAAGATAACTACGTGTTTGTAGATAAAACTATTTTCATAGAAAAATTAGAGCGACATAAAGAAAGAAATGTATCCTTTTTACGTCCTCGCAGATTTGGTAAAAGCTTGTGGCTCTCTATTTTAGAGTACTACTACGACATCAATCAAGCCCACAAATTTGACCAACTCTTTGGAAACTACTACATCGGCAAAAATCCCACACCCCTACACAACTCCTATCGCATTCTATTTTTTGATTTTAGTGGAATAGATGCCAGCAACAAGGAACGCGCAAAACGAGGATTTGGAGTATCTGTACAAGGAAGTTTGCAACAGTTCAACCTCAAATACACAATTTTTGACACAGCTACACTTACACAAATTATTCAAAGCAGAGATGCAGAAGAGATGATATA
This region of Bacteroidia bacterium genomic DNA includes:
- a CDS encoding AAA family ATPase, with amino-acid sequence MNQVFFPYGISNFETLVKDNYVFVDKTIFIEKLERHKERNVSFLRPRRFGKSLWLSILEYYYDINQAHKFDQLFGNYYIGKNPTPLHNSYRILFFDFSGIDASNKERAKRGFGVSVQGSLQQFNLKYTIFDTATLTQIIQSRDAEEMIYLFFRNYPEDKPIYILFDEYDHFTNDILYRSWNEFVESVSK